The Thermodesulfobacteriota bacterium genomic sequence GTCCTGTTTTGTCTCATCCGCTGGCTGTATTTGATGAATGTCGTTCAATAAGTAAAATCTTTATTGTTGTCCCCCAAGAGGATTTTGCTTATTGTCGAAAAATGATTGTACCCATGTTTAATCATAAGATTAACCTTGTTGCCGGCGGAAAAGAACGGCAGGATTCTGTTTATAATGGTCTGCTGGCTGTGGGTGAAAATAATGGAATTGTTATTATTCATGACGGTGTGCGCCCATTTGTAAATAAAGAAATGCTGGAATCGTGTGTGAAAGGAGCAAAAAAACACGGTGCATGTATCATCGGAGTTCCGGTTAATGAAACGCTAAAGAAGATAAACAGTTTCGGAAATATTGAAAAAACGATACCAAGGAAAAATATTTGGATTGCTCAGACACCCCAGGCTTTTCGATATGAGATCATAATGAAAGCCCATGAAAATGCCAGAGTGAAAGGATATGAAGGCACTGATGATGCCTTTCTGGTGGAAAAAATGGGGACCCAGATCAAAATTATAACCGGAAGTAAAAAAAATATTAAACTTACCACCAGAGAAGATTTAAAACTTGCAGAAATGATGCTTCAGGCTGGACCCGACTGATCAAGGCAAATGTACCATCTCATGGTCCGCATCCATCCATGCCGGAAAGGCTTTTCTATAATCTTCAAGTAGATGAAAAGATAAGGCCGTTGTATAGGTGCATTCTTCATCATGCTGTTGAAAAATGATTTTTCCCCGAGGATCGATTACAGAAGAATCACCGCTATAGAAAAGATCATTCCCATCAGTACCCACTCGATTTACCCCGATCACATAACATTGATTTTCGATAGCCCTTGCCTGAAGC encodes the following:
- the ispD gene encoding 2-C-methyl-D-erythritol 4-phosphate cytidylyltransferase → MVSAVIVAAGKGIRMNDTVRKQYLQLAGRPVLSHPLAVFDECRSISKIFIVVPQEDFAYCRKMIVPMFNHKINLVAGGKERQDSVYNGLLAVGENNGIVIIHDGVRPFVNKEMLESCVKGAKKHGACIIGVPVNETLKKINSFGNIEKTIPRKNIWIAQTPQAFRYEIIMKAHENARVKGYEGTDDAFLVEKMGTQIKIITGSKKNIKLTTREDLKLAEMMLQAGPD